From the genome of Lysinibacter sp. HNR:
CAATCATCTTTAAAATTTCCTACAGAACGGCGAAGGGGCAATAGTATTCGCTGGCGTGGAGCCACCGTAAACCGAGGCAAGAAGCCTCTATACACTGGGGTCGGAACCGCGCGATTGCCGATCCCACTCATCAATGCGATCCCCCGCAGCTGGATCGGACTCTCCACTCTCCCTCGTGAGTTCGGCAAAAGCCTCCGCCGATGATTCATCCGGCTCCAAAACCACGGCTTGGTAGCGACGAGACGATCGCGGCCATCGCCGCGCGGTCACCAACACGGCCACACCGCTCAGCGCAACAAAAACCGCAATCACAATACCGAGCACAGGCCATGCGGTGGTTGTAACGCTCTCGACAAGAGCGCTCAGAGACTCAATACCCGTCACTCCCGTCTGGGCCGTGATAAAAGCTTGCCCCCCGGTAATGGGGCTAGAGAGCGCCGAGAGTGAAACCCACACGGCACACGCTCCCAACACGGTCTGCAAAAAACCGAGAATAAAACGAAAAGCCCCTCCCGCGATTGTGAGGGCACCGCCTGCGGCAAGACCTGCCAGAGCAAAGGCACTCAGAGCGGCCGCCGCCTGCTGACCAGTTACCGCAATGACGGGCTCCCCCGCAACATCCGGACGCAGGGTAAGGGTAAACCAGGTTTGACTCCAGGCAAGCAGGAGGAGAGCGTTACTAGCAAGTACCAGAAGAATTATCCA
Proteins encoded in this window:
- a CDS encoding Trp biosynthesis-associated membrane protein; this encodes MTASGWSATRIKRWIILLVLASNALLLLAWSQTWFTLTLRPDVAGEPVIAVTGQQAAAALSAFALAGLAAGGALTIAGGAFRFILGFLQTVLGACAVWVSLSALSSPITGGQAFITAQTGVTGIESLSALVESVTTTAWPVLGIVIAVFVALSGVAVLVTARRWPRSSRRYQAVVLEPDESSAEAFAELTRESGESDPAAGDRIDEWDRQSRGSDPSV